The following proteins are co-located in the Vigna angularis cultivar LongXiaoDou No.4 chromosome 2, ASM1680809v1, whole genome shotgun sequence genome:
- the LOC108322993 gene encoding uncharacterized protein LOC108322993, whose product MAADSNSNFGITIERNPPQSRLAELNIKCWPKWGCSPGKYQLKFDAEETCYLVKGKVKAYLKGSSEFVEFGAGDLVTIPKGLSCTWDVSLAVDKYYKFESNSSATSSSS is encoded by the exons ATGGCTGCAGATTCCAACTCAAACTTCGGAATCACCATTGAAAGAAATCCTCCACAGTCACGCCTAGCTGAGCTGAACATCAAGTGCTGGCCCAA GTGGGGTTGTTCTCCAGGGAAGTACCAGTTGAAATTTGATGCAGAAGAGACATGTTACTTGGTGAAAGGGAAGGTGAAGGCTTACCTAAAAGGATCATCAGAGTTTGTAGAGTTTGGAGCTGGGGACCTTGTGACCATTCCAAAGGGACTCAGTTGCACTTGGGATGTGTCTCTTGCAGTGGATAAGTACTACAAATTTGAATCAAATTCTTCTGctacatcatcatcttcttaa